Genomic DNA from Setaria italica strain Yugu1 chromosome V, Setaria_italica_v2.0, whole genome shotgun sequence:
ATCTTACTGAACTCGAGCATGTTTGGAGATGTTCGAGGACACTTATGCAAATGTTACATCCGCCAAGGTGCTCCCCGTGAGGTGTTACAAGATGGGGCGGGGCCGACGTTTGGCATCGGTTTCTGAGTgcccctttggcacggcttctTGTCCACCTTCTCCTCCGGCTTATTAGCTTCAACTGCCAAACGATTATTTTGAAAAGAGCTTCACCGATGAAGCTGCAAAAAGTCCCGTAGAATGGGCTCTCTATCTTCTATCGCACCGGAGAAGCCAAAAAAAGTAGCTCACCCCGGCTCATCCCCGTCACAACCGGTAAAAAGACGCATGTGCCCCTACTCTTTCATGGAAATTACATCTATTTACCCCTGGCTGCTCGCTGTCATATCCTTCATCATGCTGGCCGCCTTCTTCCGCCGCCTGGGTGGGCTCCGGCAACTCCTCTTCCTCGACGGCGTGCTCCGCGATGACTCCCCCTACGTCCGTCGCGGCTACGCCCGGGAGTTGGACCGCACATTTCGCCTCCTGGCAgtgctcctcctccagctccgcccCACCACCAGCCTCCAGGTCTACCCCACCGCCAGCCTTCAGCTCCGCCccgagagagagaggagcggtTGATTAGAGAGGAGCGCTGATCGGATAAGGAGAGcggagggaaaaagaaaagaggggataaggaaagaaaaaaagaaaagaaataaaaagaaaatgaagagaaaaaagaaaaagaaaagagagaaaaaaaatgtaagggtattttggacatttgacatcTCCTTTACactaggagaagccgttttgccaaacgttttcgtACAAAATAAGCCTGAGCCAGAAAAATCTGTTTTTCGATACGAGCCAGAGCCAGAGCTGTTTTTTCACGAGCCAGCGTTGTGCCAAACGGAGGCTAAGATTGCACCAGAAGCCTGGTTTCCACCCAATATTTTCCTATTAGGTCACCTTTccagctttttttttccctgcagAGCAACCCCAGTGGACTGGGAAGTCTGTTGTGATAAGCCAGCCAGGTGAACACCCGAATTTTCGCCAATTCGCAGCTAGGTGGAAGAAGGTCGTGTTTGAGTCCCCTTTGAGCATCCATCTTTCCCCACCCCTCTGCTGCCAGTAAATTTCCTCAGCTTCCCAGAGCTTTTCCAGTTCAGCTTCCAGCCGCGCCCTTTCGTCGGCCCTGTTTATTCCTTCAGTCTCCTCTCCCCCATCAATCTGTTGAATTCTTTGCAGTAggtccttcttctttcttctaaGGTCACCTTGTTGGTTAGCCCCCCAGCCTTTTAGGAATTGACGTAGAAGGGTGATAATGACATGCCATTTATCTAGGGGGTAAGCCTGTTCTGGGCATCCCCTCCCCCTTCCCAATCAGGTTTGGCAATGGATTCTGCAATCAATTCAGTCATTTGTACATGCACATTGGTTTGGGCAAGAATTGCTTACATATTTGCAGAGATTTTTTATGTCTCAGATTTGGATGGTTTGGCcgattcagagtttcagacaacTGGAGATGGCTCGTTTACAGGTAACTAATCTTACTATCTTTACCTGGGATCAGTCTTCATCGTTTCAGGCATTTTGGAGTAGAGTACGTTTCCtaaatttctttttgtttctgaaGGAAATCAAGGTGAGGAAGGATCAAAGGCCTCCTGCTGATTGTGTTGGCCAATAAAGCTTCAGGATCATCTGAAAAACACTGAATTGCAGGCGATGGATTTGATTTGATGGAAGGAGCACGGGCACCTAAGGTACGGTGCAGCTTTGCTGCAGGCTGCATCTAGAACACTCTTGTTATGCTTCTGAATTCTATGTTATAACGAACACCTTAAATATATTGCTTCAGGTTCAGGATGCCACCACTTCCAATGGTGTGGAATGTGGAATGTGGAATGTGGAATGCCACCACCTTAAAGATATTGTTGATGCTATTCCATTCAGATGTGCAGTGTAATTATCAAATTGTTCAACGTATGGTTCTGTCGAATAAAGAGATTGTTCTAAAATAAATATGGATGTTCCGAAAGATTGAGTTTATGTCTCTCATTTTGAGGTTCTGAAATATAGTATGAATGTGCTATAAAATTGAGTTTGTATCTCTCATTTTTAGGTCTGGAATGTGATATTTGGAAGCAAGTAAACAATATAAATGAGTCACAGGTCATAGATGTTGAGTCCTCTCGGAGCACACCCAGCGACCGTCGCTAGTATACTGGGCCGTGGAGCAGCGGCGATGAACGACGGCAGCGCCGGCGATAGGAGTGGGAGTTGACGGTGACTCGGAGACCTAGCGATAAAAAAGAATAGGCCGCTCGTTTGGGAGCCCAAGCCGGGAGACGCTCTCTCCACCAAGCGGCCGGCCGGCTAGCCAGTCACGCGAGGGCTCCGAGCCGGAGCATGCGCGTGAGCCTACGCGGAGCCGCGGAATGGTGTCCTCTTCGCGAGTGTACGTCCGATGCTGAAGGGCGCCACGCGTCAGCCATCGGGCAAGGTCCTGCACGGTGCGAGATTTTCAGGACTCCTGTAAAAAAAGTTTTCCGGTCGAAAAGGACGCTGCATATCGGTGACACATTTAGGCGTGCATTCTTGCTAGCTAAATTGTCTCAAAATGGTTAACGGTAGTATTGATACAATTTTGGTGAGCAGACATATTATAAAATGTAATGGTGCCAAGGCAAAGGCAAATACAAGTCCTACTCAATCGGTGCATAAAAATGATGCTAGCATGTCTATTTGGGCCAATGTATTTGCCCTACGTGTTGACTCTCTCTAACGGGCCTCCATATAAATGTGGGCCAGGAGTCCATGACCGTCTGTCTGTTTACATCGTAAGAAACACAAACACATTGCTTCGTGGTTTCTTCTTTTCTCTGCACCACACCATACCGTTGGGTTTTCAGTCATAGGCGGACACTGAGCGGACCTCGCCGGCGAGGAGCAGGCCGCAGAGGAAGTGGCAGTAGAGCGATTCCGTGAAGTTTGGGCAGAAGAGCACCTCCTTGGGGCTGCAGGGATCGGACTGGATGTAGCGCATGTTGGCCTTGAAATCCTTGTTACGGTAGAGGTTGGTGGTGACCGTGGTCGCCGTGAGGCCGCCCTTGGTCGTGGAGTGCCCGCTGGCGTAAACGAACTGCAGCGACTTGCCGTCCTCCACGGGGAAAGCCCTGTACAGAGGTCAGATAACTAAGCTATTACAAACAAGCATGGGGAATGCATGAAAATGACAAGAAGATCGAGAAAGGAGCCGGTGGTTCCAGCGTCAGTGTAGCTACCTGTTCCTGAAACCGAAGGATGTCTGGTACGTCTGCATCGCTGTCTTGAAGTGCTCGTCGTTGAAGGGCAGGTACTTGCGCTTCCCCAGCGTTGTGCCGGAGCTGAGGGAGAATGAGGTGACGGGCGTGGCGGTGAGCACAGTGGAGGtgtcgccatcggcgatgcgcGCGATGTAGGGCTCGAGGTCTGTGTGGCGAGCGGCACGCAGGCCCGGAAGCCATCCGGGTAGGTGCGATCGGCGAGGCCCAGGCCCTGGGCCGCCACTCTCTAGTCGCCCGTTCCGATCCTTCACAAATAATCATTCCAACAGGAACGGTTGTACAGATGTGCACATGTGGCAACATGGTATGGACACGTTGATGCGTACAAACCAACCACTGCATTTGTCCTTTAATTTCCAACTTGACGACGTGCGTATGATTCGCTGAGATTTCCTTTTGATTTGGCTAAGGACGCAGCGTATCACACACATGCGGCATGCGCCAGACGAGATGGCATTAAGAAAACAGAACAGTTCGCTTGGCACCAAGAAATCACTCATACTAACTGGAACTGCCCAAATTCTGTCACACTCACATTAAGCACCCTGAATTTACTCCCAAATCCTGATCATGAACTGCGAGAGAGCAGCATGAGCTTTGCAACTTTCCCACGCTGCTACGCTTATCGTACGGCCGCTGGCTTCGATCCGTCATAGGCTGTGCTGAAGAAGGCCTTCAGAGTATTGCTGGAGAGGATCTGAAGAACGGCGGAGTTGGACCGGGGCACGCAGCGCGGCAACTTGAACTGGTTCACCGGCGCACCGAGGGAGAGGTAATGGCGGAGCACCTCCTCAAAGGTGCCCCGCCGCAGCACCCGCAACTCCAGTGGCCCGATGGCGCGCGTTATCCTCGAGCCCAAGTACCCGGCGTCGACGAAGCCCCTGTCCAGCTCGTCGCAGCAGCTCTGCAGTAGTAGCTTGCCATCATCACTGACGACCTCGCCGTCGTTGAGCTCCCAGAAGACGACGTAGTGGCCGGGGTTGGAGGACAAGTCGGCGTAGCTGGTGTAGTCCACGACCTCCAGCCTCTCGGCGGCGAGGATCTTGGCCGCACCGTCGACGGCGTGTTGGACGTCCTGCTCGGTGTTCTTGTCGACGTTGATGGACAGCGTGAGGCTTCTCCGGCCCATGTATTTGAGCTTGGGCGTATTGTTGTAGAAGCCGGCCACCCTTACCACGTCCCCCAAACGGTACCGGTACAATCCTGCTTAATTTCGGTCTCTGCGTGAGTTTTGCACTCGACCATTCATTATTAAAGGTTTTCGGCCTCCGACGGATTAAAGCAAGTTCCAAAAAAAAACGAAAATGGAGACATACGCATAAAAATTGTTTGTGCCGTGGCAATACATAAAAATGATAGAGCTACAGTTTGGACCACCACTTACTGCTTGAATGGAAACCATTGTGAAAGAATTATTCACGTACCTGTGAAGGTGGTCATGACAACTTCGTAACTCTCACCAACGGTGACATCTGTCAGGCCAACGGGCTTCGCGTCCGCGTAGCACGcgtcggcagcagcagcgccggcgtCGCTAGTCTTGAGAGGGATGAACTCGAAGTAGCCAATGTTGGGGAGCACGGCGAACGTGGCTGACTCCGGCGGCATCTCCGGCTCCACGTTGGGACCGATCATCCCTTCCGACGCGCCGTACTCCGTGGCGACCAGCGGCAGGCCGCCGGCGTAGTGCCGGAGCTTCTTGACGTAGTGCTCCATGGACCCCGTCACGATCGTGCTCACGTACTTGGCGTTGGGCCACAGCGCCGGGATCACGCCGTACCAGTCGCTGAGCCCGGCGCACCTGCGCGCGACCTCGTCGGCGAGCGCGGGGTtcggggcggcgaggagggccgACACGGCCCGCCGGACGGCCGGATCGGTGAcccgcgccggcgacggcgcgccaCGGCGGATGTCGGCGTAGAGCTCCTCCCACACCGTCTCCAACGTCTCGAACGCGAGCACGAGGCTGTGCGCGAACGTGGCGGACACCGTGCGGACCTCGGCGGCGAAGAGGAGGCCGCAGAGGAGGTGGCAGTAGAGCGACTCCCTGAAGTCAGGGCAGAAGAGAACCTCGCGGGGGCTGCAGCAATCCAACTGGATGGATCGCATGTTGCTCCTGAACTCCTCTTTATTGTACAAGTTGGTGGTGGCCGTCGTCGCCGTGAGACCGCCCTTGGTCGTGAATTGCCTACTGGCATAGATGAACTGCAGCGACTTGCCATCCTCGACGGGGAAAGCCCTGTGTTAGAGGGCAAAGAAGCCAAACAATTAGGGCATCTTATTTTATAGGAAAAATACATGTTGGGATCTTTTAATACTAAACAAATGTATGTCCTATCAAGACATATTTTATTGTGGGTCTATAagaaactaatttgatgttcCAAGTTGGCGTCTGTTTCTATAAAGTTCGTAAAAATTAGAAAAGTTTAGCTTATAACAAAACTAAGCACCTTATAATGAACATAGCAAGTAATTGGTGCCTAAGGTTCATTGTTGAATGCTCCTTCTGTTCCATAAAAAATACAATTCTAATTTTATCAGGTATGTTTGCCTGATCTTATAGTTTCGCTTTGAAGAAATGAATTGTTAAGTGAGCTTTCTTAGCCCTCCGTTGactcttaaaaaaaattgtccTAGGTCAAAATATTTTAAGTTTGACTAAGTTTATAGGTAAGAGTACAAATTATAGCTCCAAATAGTTTCATAAAAAAAGACTACCCACAATTtatattatgaaaaaaatattactaTAAATTTTAATACTTATCTAGTatcataaataatatttaaagtTCTAAAATACACTTGATTCAAACTTAAGATATCgcgaaaaaaaattaaaatggttTGAGCTAGGCAACAAACTCCACGagtacaaacaaacaaaaatggTGCATGAAATGGCAAGACGACGACTGCGGACCTTAGCTCGTAGCATCAATCTAGCTACCACACATGTACCTGTTCCTGAAAGCGAAGGACGTCTGGTACGTCTGCATCGCTGACCTGAAGATCTCGTCGTTGAAGAGCAGGTACTTGCGCTTCGCCTGCGTGGTGCCGGAGCTGAGGGAGATGGAGGTGACGGGCGTGGCGGTGAGGACGGCGGAGGTGTCGCCGTCGGCGATGCGCGCAATGTAGGGCTCGACGTCGGCGTGCGTGGAGAGCGGCACGCAGGACCGGAAGCTGTCCGGGTCGGTGCAGCCGGCGAGGCCCCGGACCTGGAGGtactcggcggcggcgttgtcGGCGAGGATCCGCCGCAGCGTCTCccgctggacggcggcggcgtcccccgACAGGCGCTCGAACTCGGCGATCACCTTCTCCGCGCTGAactcatccttcttctcctccatcttgatctcatccttcttctccgcCATCTTAATCCCTTCTCGGATCCTTGTTTCTAATGGTTAGCTTTATAGGAGGCTGGATTTGACATTGTGGCATATTTAACCAGTTTGCGTGCTGCATATGGAGGAAAAACAATGGCTAGACGAGTCTCAAATAATATCAGCATACTTTGATCGAGTCTcaaataataatataatatgCCGCGCgcgcattgcattgcattgcatgtgaTCGCATATATAAACTCTGCAAGTCCACGCTAGCTTTTATATGAATTGTTAATCCACTTTAACTTACCTCAAATAATAATGTGGCGCTCCTAGCGATTCACACAAAGTTTTCATCTAAAATTTTCATGACGACGACGGATCGGAGCAAATTAAAGGTTAATAATTTAGTGTGTTCATTTTGTAGTGCCCGTATTTATATTTATATGCTGGGATGTATAGGATTTCAATACCTACAACAGGGACAGTAGCTGTGCAGATGCTTAAGCTACGTGCACCCTCAGCTTAACAGCATACACCAAGTACTTACACTGGAGCCGGTGATGCGTGCAAACCAACCGCTGCATTTGTCCGTACGTTTCCAACACATTGCTACCACGACTATAGCTAGCCATTGTGATACACGAGCTTAGTTTTGCGTGCTGCATATGCATGGGGGTTCAAACAAAAGACTGGAGGTAGTTGAAGTCGGAATTCATATGATCTTCCAACTTTGAGGGAGAGAGCCGGAGACTGTTTCTTGATCTGCCGCGTTGCTGCTACTCAAGTCATCTCTCCGTTTTTACTATGCTCCCTGTTTTTCACGAGACAGGAAAAAAGGGGATGCAGCAGAGATTTGCTGAGATTTTCTTGAACTAGAGAAAGAAGAACGGACGCTGTGCGTACGCTAAACGAGGTGGAATTAAGAAGTAGATTGAGCAGCTAGCATGTCAACACGCTCTCGGAAAATTATTAACATGCAAGTCCATGCCAACCAACAACTACGCCTACGCGCTAGTCTAGTCACACGTACACAATTCTTTTCACTTCTTCTTGGTGGTCATCGTCTTGACGATGGCCTCGAGCACCTTGATGCGCCCGTCCTTGTACCTGAGCTCGTCCTCCAGCTCCCGCAGCTTCTCGCCCTGCATCTCGCTCGTCCGAGCCGTCGCctggagccccgccgccgcctcgcgctcGCGCCCCTCGGCGTGCcgcgcgcccgcctccgccgcctcggccccgTCCTTCGCCGCGTCCACCTCCCGCCGCAGCGCGTCCGCGCGCTCCCGCAGCCGCTCGATCTTCTCGCGGCGTGACGACGTCGCCGCGGACGACGGGCGCTCCAGCAGGCCCTCCCTAAGCGACGCAGTCGTCTCCCCGCcggggctcgccggcgcggTCGTCGGCAGGGCCGACATTATCGATGGACGTAGGAATTCTGGATGACGCCTGCTTGCAGTCTTTGATTTCGACGAGCAGCCGGCGCGTACGTCGGTACACCGTCTACGTTTATATCACACGACGATGCAGGAAGCTTTGTTCCTGAGCGTGCCGGCTCGCCGGTTTGGTTTCCTAGTCGGACGCCAAACGAAGATGCCCTGGCTGTCCCCGGATCCGATTCGGAAACACCAAAAACGTTTGGGAACCACGGAACAGGCCGGCAAAAGGCCTCAAACCTACCAGCCTAGGCCGTGGCCCGTGGGCTGCAGTGACTTCCGGTCCATCTGCGCTGGGTTCGTTGGTCTGCCCAGAAGAGTAAGTTTCGGCCGTGCGAAAACGTTTTCGGGCCCAGAAAGGAGTAATTTTTTTCGTTCTGAGCATGACTTCACTGCTACCTCCAccccacacacacaaaaaaaaaaaagaagaagctttACTACTACGTGGTTTCGTTGCAGTGATCATCAAGAttatgcaggaaaaaaaaaaccagcaATAGATGACCAGGGCAAAAAATCATTTGCAAGACGATGGTCAACGGAGCTGATGCGATGTCCATTACCAAAACAACGGCATTACAAAACTAGGGCAATTATAATCTGCCCACGGTTAGTATGTACTGGTGATACTTTGATAGCGAGGATCATGCTGGTGGTGCATTTTTCAATTTTTAAGAGGTCATGGTGCGCTCATTGGCTTTAGTGAGCAGAGCCTGACACCAACTTACACTTGGCGCCTTCAGTGACTAAACAATGTGCATAATGCAGTCATGCAGATCAAGGCGCAATGTGCATTCCAGTGCTGAATGACTTTATCCCCATGACTAAACGTTCTCATCCTGAATCCACAGAGGCCAATCTGTGGTGCCACCACCtgtgaattttttttgggaATTATTTGATGACCCATCGCTAAGGAAGTGGCCTGATGTGGATTCAGAGTAGGCATATCCTCATATAATGTGCCGGCTGAGTTCATCAACTTTTTCTCAAAGGCAATGCTCATCGACGCAGCTGGTTATCAAGGTTGCTGAGTCGCTGACTGACGCAAACGCAACATTCGCCTTCTTTCCAGCAAAGTTTATAAAGATTTTACTTTGCGCATAGTGCGGAGAAACAAAAGCTACGAACATAGGTTGTCGTCAATCTCAGCTGCAGGCCGGAATAGCTTTCTCGACGAATGATCTGAGCTGTTGATCGAGGGCATTGCTAATTTTCTCAGGTTACCCAATTGAATTTCATGCAGCCATGCCTTTTGCTTCTTGTGCTGTACCCACTCAAGTCATTGTGCAATTCAGCTATGCCTCAGCTCAGGGAGTATAAATAGCTAACGTCCACTTCAGGCAAGCAAAGCCATTCTAGCAGTCTTTGTCAGATATACCATCTGTCCACCTGAAGACTGAAACCATCTCTGCACGGCAAGAATGGTTCCTAACACAGTCCGTGTAGCAGTTGGAATTCTTGGTACTCCTCATCTGCATGTCCTTTTGAAGTCATTTGTTTTCATGAATGGCTGTAAAACAAGTCTCTCCTTGTTGCAGGAAATGCTGCTTCTATGCTCCTCTATGCAGCACCAATGTACGTGTCGTATTCAGAAGTACTATGCATGATCAGAAATTGATACAACCTATGCAATCTTTTCTTATGCTCTGCGACTGATGTTTCACAGATTGACATTCAGAAGGGTGGTAAAGAAGGGCAATGTAGAGGAGTTCTCATGCGTGCCTTACATACTAGCTCTGTTCAACTGCCTCCTGTACACCTGGTATGGGCTTCCTGTAGTGAGCTCTGGATGGGAAAATTTCCCAGTTTCTACCATCAATGGAGTGGGCATCCTGCTTGAGATCACATTCATCAGCATATACATATGGTTTGCGCCAAGTAAAAAGAAGGCAAGTGATCTACGGCGCATTATTCTATTCTATTTCATATGTATCGATATGTGTAAACTGCTGAACACAGTTAACACCATCttagttttttttgttgcagAGGTTTGCCTTGCaattggtgattcctgttgtgACATTATTTGGCTTGACAGCGTTCTTCTCAAGCTTTATGGTCCATACGCACCGTATGCGCAAGGTTTTTGTTGGTAGTGTTGGTTTAGTTGCTTCCATATCCATGTACAGCTCTCCAATGGTAGCTGCAGTGAGTATCAAGTATATATTACCTACACAATTAGATAGCAattggtgattttttttatataattggCAGTTGGTGATTAAACCTTGTCCTGAATAAACAAAGGCTCAGTCTGAACCTGTTATGTAAAAGCTCCAATTCACCAACTGTCATCGAAGTAGTGGTACAGAAACCAAATCAGATTAATTAAGAAATCATGTACTACTAAAAGGCATTAATTTTCACTCCAGAGACATTCATGTGTATTGCAGTTTCATAATCAAAGGTTTTCCGAACTGAACTTGTCACTGCAGAAGCAAGTCATAACGACGAAAAGCGTGGAGTTCATGCCATTGTACCTGTCACTGTTCTCCTTCCTGTCCAGCGCTCTGTGGATGATATATGGGCTCCTTGGGAAGGATCTGTTCATCGCGGTTAGTGCAAGATCCTGATCATGTTCACTGATATAAGATGGAACTCGATTAAACCGATCATCACTCTCTGATGTTTCACTTTCACATACTGCAGTCTCCAAACTTCGTCGGCGTTCCAATGGGCATTCTTCAGCTGGTGCTG
This window encodes:
- the LOC111257465 gene encoding jasmonic acid-amido synthetase JAR2-like; translation: MPHDRNGRLESGGPGPGPRRSHLPGWLPGLRAARHTDLEPYIARIADGDTSTVLTATPVTSFSLSSGTTLGKRKYLPFNDEHFKTAMQTYQTSFGFRNRAFPVEDGKSLQFVYASGHSTTKGGLTATTVTTNLYRNKDFKANMRYIQSDPCSPKEVLFCPNFTESLYCHFLCGLLLAGEVRSVSAYD
- the LOC101768975 gene encoding probable indole-3-acetic acid-amido synthetase GH3.12 is translated as MEEKKDEFSAEKVIAEFERLSGDAAAVQRETLRRILADNAAAEYLQVRGLAGCTDPDSFRSCVPLSTHADVEPYIARIADGDTSAVLTATPVTSISLSSGTTQAKRKYLLFNDEIFRSAMQTYQTSFAFRNRAFPVEDGKSLQFIYASRQFTTKGGLTATTATTNLYNKEEFRSNMRSIQLDCCSPREVLFCPDFRESLYCHLLCGLLFAAEVRTVSATFAHSLVLAFETLETVWEELYADIRRGAPSPARVTDPAVRRAVSALLAAPNPALADEVARRCAGLSDWYGVIPALWPNAKYVSTIVTGSMEHYVKKLRHYAGGLPLVATEYGASEGMIGPNVEPEMPPESATFAVLPNIGYFEFIPLKTSDAGAAAADACYADAKPVGLTDVTVGESYEVVMTTFTGLYRYRLGDVVRVAGFYNNTPKLKYMGRRSLTLSINVDKNTEQDVQHAVDGAAKILAAERLEVVDYTSYADLSSNPGHYVVFWELNDGEVVSDDGKLLLQSCCDELDRGFVDAGYLGSRITRAIGPLELRVLRRGTFEEVLRHYLSLGAPVNQFKLPRCVPRSNSAVLQILSSNTLKAFFSTAYDGSKPAAVR
- the LOC101769378 gene encoding bidirectional sugar transporter SWEET3b, with translation MVPNTVRVAVGILGNAASMLLYAAPILTFRRVVKKGNVEEFSCVPYILALFNCLLYTWYGLPVVSSGWENFPVSTINGVGILLEITFISIYIWFAPSKKKRFALQLVIPVVTLFGLTAFFSSFMVHTHRMRKVFVGSVGLVASISMYSSPMVAAKQVITTKSVEFMPLYLSLFSFLSSALWMIYGLLGKDLFIASPNFVGVPMGILQLVLYCIYRRSDGAAGKLHATAIDQEKGLKAVVAMHPQELGVTKPEAEGQK